A DNA window from Arachis duranensis cultivar V14167 chromosome 3, aradu.V14167.gnm2.J7QH, whole genome shotgun sequence contains the following coding sequences:
- the LOC107478049 gene encoding uncharacterized protein LOC107478049, translating into MITMDVKGITWVGNIYKKFENMCLEAEDIICEDAVKYIENQMQTVGTNVKKLYSDVMRDFIPPCSYDLDEKVASGPVDQYIDAWLYERPFQSLKEKPMKEDFKQKKYDSGIHHDSNNDTIRAASDDGTCLSDAMFISSSRSSVRRRNIISHSRHYVETTNIKSNIRIDGNQEIKRVVASKKFDKTTLAETNACRATQSCETSNEDISPAVGDSKPPSSEVTRCSSIADSCIEIENASSEQSPNVPEFTKSGFSSDRTIQADDCSSSMVVISHPGHKTMQQDHLNVEETCVMVTGDELKLIPKVGDSSKTNKKSRRRVFSLAKKSARKQEYEELAAWHGNGEKLNGDCVEKLDLDPLPSISEPEWELL; encoded by the exons ATGATCACTATGGATGTGAAAGGCATAACTTGGGTCGGAAATATATACAAGAAATTTGAGAATATGTGCCTGGAAGCTGAAGATATAATCTGCGAG GATGCAGTTAAATATATAGAGAATCAGATGCAGACTGTTGGCACGAATGTTAAAAAGTTATATTCAGATGTTATGCGAGATTTCATTCCTCCATGTTCCTATGATTTGGATGAAAAAGTAGCCTCTGGACCTGTGGATCAATACATTGATGCTTGGTTATATGAAAGGCCATTTCAAAGTTTGAAGGAAAAACCTATGAAGGAAGAtttcaaacaaaagaaatatgATTCGGGAATTCATCATGATAGCAATAATGATACCATTCGTGCTGCATCTGATGATGGAACTTGTCTTTCTGATGCTATGTTCATATCATCTTCTAGAAGTTCGGTCAGAAGAAGAAACATCATTTCACATTCAAGACATTATGTTGAGACCACGAATATCAAATCGAATATTCGTATCGATGGaaatcaagaaattaaaagagttGTTGCATCCAAGAAATTCGATAAAACCACACTGGCAGAAACAAATGCATGCAGGGCAACCCAATCTTGCGAGACCTCGAATGAAGATATAAGTCCTGCAGTTGGTGATTCAAAGCCGCCTTCATCTGAAGTTACAAGGTGTTCCTCCATAGCGGACTCTtgtattgaaattgaaaatgctAGTTCTGAACAATCCCCCAATGTTCCGGAATTCACCAAATCAG GGTTCTCTTCCGACAGAACAATACAGGCTGATGATTGTTCTTCCAGCATGGTAGTGATATCTCATCCAG GGCACAAAACCATGCAACAAGATCATCTTAACGTCGAGGAAACTTGCGTTATGGTGACCGGAGACGAACTTAAATTAATTCCCAAGGTAGGCGATAGTTCGAAGACTAACAAG AAATCGAGGCGGCGAGTCTTTTCGCTGGCGAAGAAGTCTGCAAGAAAGCAAGAATATGAAGAGCTTGCAGCATGGCATGGGAACGGTGAAAAACTAAATGGAGATTGTGTGGAGAAATTAGATTTAGACCCACTTCCTAGCATTTCTGAACCTGAGTGGGAGCTTCTCTAG
- the LOC107478179 gene encoding uncharacterized protein LOC107478179 gives MNNTTEKKNITCKEMTKEILESEVYKELESIQNNSLVYPAYYLKLFHPCDEENLTSLAAAEAEPATMSMAMRAIPEASSADEANEIMCKNWICAIEQHHIAYSGISTVFDILDIRCYGLNMSPYFLTVAQYKAKRGVPRKYPIRWIHANSEDTGLPAKSFDIVSISYVFHECPTRAIVNIVNEAFRLLRPGGTLALIDNLPKSKILRELSPVLFTLMKRTKPFLDEYYLTDAEETMRKVDFVNIKSLLTYPRHITTTATIPQ, from the exons ATGAACAACACAACTGAGAAGAAAAACATAACTTGCAAGGAAATGACAAAAGAGATTTTAGAGTCTGAAGTGTATAAGGAGCTAGAAAGCATTCAAAACAACTCTTTAGTATACCCAGCTT ATTATTTGAAACTGTTCCATCCTTGTGATGAGGAAAATCTTACATCGCTG GCAGCAGCAGAAGCGGAGCCTGCTACAATGTCAATGGCAATGAGGGCAATTCCAGAAGCTTCTTCAGCAGATGAAGCGAACGAGATAATGTGCAAAAATTGGATTTGTGCAATTGAACAACACCATATAGCTTATTCAGGAATATCCACGGTCTTTGACATACTAGATATTAGATGCTAT GGGCTAAATATGTCACCTTATTTTCTAACCGTGGCTCAATACAAGGCAAAGAGAGGAGTGCCAAGAAAATATCCTATAAGATGGATACATGCAAATAGTGAAGACACTGGCTTGCCTGCTAAATCATTTGACATTGTGTCTATTTCATATGTG TTTCATGAATGTCCTACAAGAGCTATAGTGAACATAGTAAATGAAGCATTCCGTCTCCTTAGGCCTGGAGGCACGCTAGCCCTGATAGATAATTTA CCAAAGTCAAAGATCCTTCGG GAATTGTCTCCAGTCCTATTTACATTGATGAAGAGAACAAAGCCCTTTCTTGATGAGTATTACTTAACAGATGCAGAAGAAACAATGAGAAAAGTTGATTTTGTGAACATAAAATCATTGCTTACATACCCAAGGCACATAACGACAACCGCCACCATTCCTCAATGA